GTTGTTGAACAtattggagcatttagcagctgaagagacAGCTTTTTGCCTACgcagttggtggagaccaaaaatggagctaaaacagagagaatattggactcaCGTTCATCAGGTGGactcaaaacattttctacGAATGAACAAAAATGTAGCTTCTGTGTGTAAATTAAACAACTGCTGTATAGAAGTTCACCAAATCCacttaaaaggtgatgaaaTGTCAAAGTGTTCAACAGAAAAATCAGTTGTTGAGGTCTAAAGCATGCGATTATATACAATAACCCCCCAGTGTTCTCAAGAGAATACACTAAACTGGAGCTTtctgtttaatgtaaaaaaaaaaaaaactcagtcaaagcaaacaaacaatgtcaGGGTTTCAAGATACAATAAAGTTACGTACAACTCTGATAAATATCATAATTATCGTTTAATTGgcttacaaaaaaacaatctgtggGCCgtcatgtgaaaaacaaattccATGACTTTCCTTGTAACGCTTCTTATCAGCACTTTCATTAAACCTGTAGTCCTTCAGGCCGTCAGAGTGGTTCAGAGTAGTGGTTATAGggcttcaataaaaacaaagaaatagtGAATGTCAATGGTGCAAAAATGTGTGTAGCTATGCAACATAAAGGGCTTTTGTATAAGAGGACgttgacattttgaattagtAGTGTCTTATTATCTTTTTGCAGTGTTGGGTCCAAATATCTTGATAGTAAAAAGGTCACGAGCGTATTGTTAGCATTAAGTGTTAGCCTCATGCTAACTTAGCTACGCAGCTATATGACTGTTCCCCTGTCCACATTAGCTGGCTAACAAACTAGCCGGctaatgtgtataaatatagCTGTTGGTTTCACATCTGGCAAACATTTTATCCTTCTGGCCGCGTCTGAAAGTAACTAATTACATTTTCCCCCAAGTACtgcacttaagtacaattttaaggTACTAGTACTTTACTTTCCTTACACTAcaattcagagggaaatgtgGTATTTTTACTTCTTCACATGTATTTGAGAACTTTACTTAGTTTACAGAttcatatgtatttaacaaaatataataaattataatgtattattatggaTTTAGTTTTAACAAAAACTTTATTGTTCCTTGGGGATAAACtcaagctacccagcagtaaataaagtaattaaaattagctccacctttaaacacacacacgaattCATTAATAATTACGATCCTATATCATAATATCCACTTTTCTGAGCCGTTCCTCATTttgaagattgttttttttttgtatattttgatattaaataGTAGTATTTGTACACTCCTTTCAGCACTGCTTTCAGGGCAGAAATTAGACGTCTCTTAGATAACTAAACATCTCAGCCACAGGTTATTTGCCATAAACAAATCTTTTCAATTCTTTAATTAACCTTAAAAAGTCCCCGAGTTGACATGAGCTGATTGTAAATCATAATTGTTCAATTGTCTAATATCAATGTTTTCTGGGAATAGGGCTTCTTAATTACATTATAATCAGATTTTATTAATTGCTAAAACGTAACATTTTTTCAGTGTCTGATATCAAACtacaaattcaaaatgtcaacatgtcccaacaatattgtaattttttctAAGACAGGTAAATAAGCATTTTATGAAGCAGttcttatttatatatctgCGTTTAGTAAGACATCTGTTGAAATAGCAAAATAATTATTGTACATCACCACATCTGGGCCGCCATTTCACTTTACACCATTATGTACAAAACTCTTAAttctctagagtggaatatgAGAATAACCCTccataaaaaatttaaaattgttaaaataagttgttatttttacaaatataaaactaaCATGGTTGCCCAACAACCAGATGTCACAGGTTTTTTCCAACCAGCacacttttttgttatttttctttacaattATCTGCTTCACAAAGCATTTATACAACATGTGTTACATGATGgctttaaaggaaaataaaatacacaatcCATACGTCTGAAAAAAAGTCCAtctaacattttcaaacaagtgatattttgaaatgcaaactGTGCGTGCCGCTTTGTGTAACCACTAACTACACTTTTAGAAAACGGTATCAAGTTATTGCCATTTAAAACCCCGAAAATACAaatatctgaaataaataaaatgatccgTTATTGCTTTAATTGTAGATGGTTTCAAaaatctttttactttgtttttttaggggTCCAGGATTTTTTTcctgaattaaaataaagtcaGAAGCTTTacgttttaattaatttaaattcaaggaaaaaaaatatttataacatgTTTTTGCCCTTTAACTTCAGATTTTGACATTTGAGTGGCAAAGAAAagtttaaacaaattaaataaatgatccaagtaacattattgttttctcaacgtttaaatataatttttttaaaaggacttGATTCTGAAAATGTAGCTCAAcccaaagaaaaatcaatataaaaatgtcttaagaAAATTACTAGTAAATGGGCTAAAACGTGCAGCAAACTGATGCTTTGATGGACAGCAGTGCTAGTTATCCCTTTATTAAAACCAAAtttgttggatttattttattttgtctttgacTTTGTAGTTTCTTTAGTTTGAATGACGCATCTGTGTATTTCTTGCGCTtcacaaaacacttaaaaacagacttcagccatatatttttttttacagcctgaAGGCAACAAAGAGGATCCTGAGCAGGACGATCATCAGAGTTTGATTGTTGTTCTTCAGCGGAGTAAATTTAGTTTAGTGTAAGAACAATCAGTTGAGCTGCAGCTAAAGACGCCCTTATTATCTTTACAGGAACCAGATTGAGACGAACTCATCGAGTCTCCTGTAAGATACCAGCATCTTTTTAACCCCGAATCCAAAAAGCTCGGTTAAAACAAAGCTGGCTGTAGTGTTTGTTTAACGCACAAAAGCCACCAGTCAGTCACCAGTCATCTAAAAAACGCGCTGGTTAATAATGCGTCTGATGAATTTTCCTCAGCATCTGTTTTCAGCTCAGAATCAAGTTTTGGAATCAGTCTTCAGAAAATGACTAATTCACACTCAAGATTTTCTGAACATTTCAggacattttgaatattttcccTCAGATTGTTACGATGGGCTACACAATGATCATGTGACATGGATACAGGCTAATGAGCACGAGAGACAAGAGTCGGTTGCTGCATTGACAGTTATTACAGGGTCGCTggtgctgctctgtgtgtgtgtgtgtgttttattgggCAATATAGTAGTTCAATTTAATCATAAAGCACTGCTTGGTTCTGCTCGGCTCAGTTTGTTTGCAtaaaagcgtgtgtgtgtgtgtgtgtgtgtgtgtgtgtgtgtgtgtgtgtgtgtgtgtgtgtgtgaagggcaCACTGGTCCAGTTAGTGATGAAGTGCACTTCTTTTAAAAACGTAATaaaatcttattaaaaaaatggatgaaaaaacTCCAGTCATTTCCACCGGACTGCAGCTGTCCGTCgacaaagttttaaaaaaaaagaagaaaaaaagaaaagaaagaaaaagactcaGGACTGGAGCTGTGACGAATCAAGCgctccttttcctttcttcaTACGGTCACTGTGATGAAAAACCTCctcaaaaaatgtttctgctgttttcacctcctgaaaaaaacccacttccGAGGAGTTGATGTCGGGCAGCTCCGTCCGGATCGTTCGACCACCACATGATCAACGAGACGGTCTGAATCCCTCTGAGCTGCTACGGTAGCCTTTTGGGTAAAAAATTTAAAACTGAAGTCGGATGAATATTTTGGGCGAAACAAAAATGTGCTGTGTGCTTTCCATGTCAGACCAGAAGAGGTCCTCAAACTGGGGCCCAGTCAGAGTAAGAAACGGGAGTCGACTGTGAGGAGACCCTCTACCCCCCAAACTTTAAAACAAGCTCAGACTGGGGTAAGAGTTGCAGACTGAGGGGTGGAGGGGGTTAAAGGTCAGGGAGTGGAGGGCTTGTGGAGGATGCCCTGCAGGTCCTCCGGTAAGGCCAGGATGACGGCCTCGATGTGGCTCCTCAGTTTGGCCACAGTCCCCGGACGAACCGGCAGCTGCTCCCTCTCCGCCTGACTCTGAAGCAAAGAGGAAATTCGGAAcaaattattagttattattttaaatccaCAGTCAGACACTTTGTTAGGATTCATGATACAACTTTTAGAAACAGCAgatttaaaagataattctGTTTTGTTGCAAATTTagtcttatttttatatttatttccgTCATTTTTATCccaaataacaacataaatatgGATAAATTAGAATTGTTCTTTAACTGCAGTGGTATAAGTACGAGCACCAGTAGTATCTCTGGTAAATGTAGCAGCTGTAGTGTACTTGTTCAGGTTGTACTCGGGTTTACTACTAGCAATAGCTACAACAGTACGAGTCGTGATCCAAATCATATGCGTGGTCCTTGTTTTAGCAGTACAAGTAGTAGTAGTCGTGGTAGTGACAGTCGGTATAGCAGTATGGGCAGTAGTACTAATGTTAGCCGTAGTCATGGCAACTTAGCAGCAGAAGTATAGATAGAAGTATAGTGTATTAGTACTAGTAGAAGTACTGTTTAACGcgaataaaaaacattctggaAATTCAGATTGGATAAAAAACCTTGCTATGTAATATTTCTCTAAAGGGATTAAATGCTACAGCAGTGATCATAGTACTATTACTTACCGTAGTACCGTAACTGGTACCAGTACTTCGTTTTACTAGTAGCAGTAGTTTTAGAAGCTGCTACATTTAAACACTATACTAAAATGTTAATctacttttttattatcaaacaCAATAGTACAAAGTACATAACAAATATTTAACCCCCCTCCTGGTGCAATTTGGGGTgtcagtgccttgctcaagggcccCTCTGCAGTGCCCAGGAGGCAAACAGTCCCCACAGTCTGagccactgcagcagcagcagcagttgtgGTCTTAGTAATGGTAATGGCAATGTGAGCACTAGTACTAATACTAGCAGTTgaagtagttgtagtagtaatagtagtagtaataataatagtagttgtagtagcagCGGATGAGTTTGTACCAGTTTGTCTTTCAGCTTCAGAACCAGATCAACTGTCTCCACCTCCGAGTGCTTCTGGACTCTCTGCTGCAGATCCTAGAGACACAGACCGACacatgaagacagacagacagacagacagacagacagacagacagacagacagacagatggacaaagGATGAGAAATTGTCCACGcctaaatgaaaaaagacaccCTTCATTCTTTTAGATTGTTTATGGTTTCCACCTCGTGCCGCTGCATCACGTTCAGGCAGCGAGACGGTTTTGCCCCGTCTGCAGCTCGGCTTCTTTTGTTGACTTGCAGTTTTCATAAATTTGgtaatttcttttaatttaatatttgtgcTTCTAtcataagtaagtaagtaaagcTCAGTTTATACTCCCTGTAGTGGAGCTGTTGCAAGCTATGTAGTTAAATagtaattgtatttattgttgttaatcCCTACTTTATTGTTCTATAGACTACAGTAATTTAAAACCCTTAAGAGTCCAGTTACGAACAACATGGATTAAagatttgtgtctgttttggttgttaaaaatacaattacattacaaataCGACAATTACGATATACATCGCCCGCCCAGCCCGGTCTGCTCTGTGCAACGACGCCATGGCTGCTTcaaaacaaatagttttttagCAGAGTGGAGAACTTTGCAGCACATGTTGGAATCCAGAGGTGAGAGCACGATTTGGGAAAATGTGTCAACTGAATTAGTCGGATAGGCTTCAGGAAAAAGGTATTTCAGGTTTACAGAATGACTCTGACTGCATCTGATCTTCACACTCCCTtactccctcactccctcctttcctccctcctcacctcctcacacaGCGCCTCCAGGTGCAGAGCCTCCAGTTTCTGggtcatctctctcctcctgttgcgGAACCAGCCGTCAAAGTTGGCAGACTTGAGGAAATGCCTTCAGAcgcagagaaaaaagaaaaatcccgACACATGATGAGTCCACATGAGGATGATGTGCATTAATGTGTTGCTCTGCTGTCAGTCAACACTCCCTGCTGATGCTTCAAACTAGAAGACAAACAGGACAAGTTCTTCCTGCAGTTTGCCCGACCGCCATTTCAAAAGTCAGGGTAGTAATGTGATTTTTGTGGGTTTACCTGTAGAGTCCAATCCAGTCTCCTTTCAGTCTGGAGGTGAGCTGCGGTCCGGCCTTCTCCAGCGTCTTCATGAAGTCCTGCTGGATGAACTGACGCAGGAGAGGAGGATTCTTCCAGGGACTGATGGACTTCTGGAGAGGCATCAGACTAGCAACGTACCGCTCCTGTtacacacaagcagacaaacacatacagagtTAAACCacttcagaatcagaatcagcttaaTTGTCACGTatggatgtgtatgtgtgtgtctatatatatatatatatatatatatatataaatttataatataagatatacatataataaatacaaatatataaaatatatgtatataaaacatataaaatatatataatatataaaatatgtatataaaacatatataaaatatatataatatataaaatatgtatatatatgtcatagaatcatataatacataatatagtatagtttgCTATGGCAAGgatttttgttgctgctgtttacattccttatgatgcataTTCAAAAAAAAGcactacataaataaatactgtttttgttttgttttttatgcgTTTGTTGTTACAAATGGGTTACAATCGAATTTCGtcgtgcatccctgtgttgcataatgataataaattatccttgcatatatataaaatgaaaaaaacaaacttggtATTTTGGTGCATAACAAAAAACataggagaaaagaaaaaagaaatgtgtttttatcatatttttgacaaacaagaaaagaacTAGGTAGCACAATGTCACAAGACAAAACCATCTTGACACGCGTAAAGATAGAATAAGAATCATCGGTTGTTACCAGAGGAATCATGAAGCTCTGCGTCAGTTCTAGAAAGTAGCGTCGAAGAATTGCATTCTGGGCCGCTGAGGGTCTCTTCTGTTGGACAccctggaaaacaaacaaataaaatagcatcataaaaaaaaagttgtgatgCTTCTGGTTAAAGTACATTTCTCAGGAGAAGTTTGTTAGCagtttaaataatacatattggTCTACAGATCcgaagaacaaaacattttctcatttcataaaatatggtcccatttagagtaaaatagaccataaagcagagtattctttagggcgggactacctcgtgattgacaggttgctaccactgCGTTTTCCTGGTCTGGGAGCTGTCcatgttttcgtcttacaaTTTCAACTGTTTCACAGTGCGTCtccacttcatgaaagttattgTAACATTCATATTCGcctaaaaaatgtcttattcagcatttagCTTCATCATCTCCTGTCctttctggttgcaaaaataccaagatggcgacggccaaaatgcagaactcaaagcttcataacagcagtccacaaaccaatgggtgacttcatGGTGACTAGTTCCgcctcttatatacagtctttgttGAAACCACTATAAATGGTGTTGAGCcaataaagtttaatgaaaGATATTACCAGAAAAAAGCAATGTGGGCCGTAGGACTGAGTACATGTCTCCAATCAATAAAACAGGTACAGACATACTGCAGCACGTCGACCTGTTCTTACCTTTTGAAGCTGTTTGATGATGTCTTCATCTTTGTTGAGATACGGCTTATATGCAGTGTACacacctgcaacacacacacacacacacacacacacacacacacacacacacacacacacacacacacacacacacacacacacacacacacacacacacacacacacacaaagatcaaTTAACGGTCAGTGTTCAGCCGGTCGGACATTAGTAACAATactgataaataaacacagagggTGTGAAGCATTTACCAGGTTTAGAGTCCAGAGTTTTGAGGTTTTTCAGTTTCTTGACTTTCATCTGCTTGGCCATCTCTCCTGAGAGGAACAGACCGATGGAAGGAAAAAAGATCAGATAACGTTTTCACAATGTGTCACCTGATGTCTGACTAACATCTGTAAAGTAATTCAACAGCACTTAtatcatatatactgtatattcagatcctttacatAAAGCTACCACAAggaattttcattttgtgttgattctggcggtccctgtggacaacaaaggtagtgtttctgagcaccagagtccctttagaaaacctcaaatgttacagcagcagggtctgacagtctgctttGCTCAGTCCTGGTTAAGAGCTACTTTATAGAAATAGACAGAAATAGTCTTCCCGTTAACGATGATGTACTCGTTTACTAATGTAGTTCATATAGAGATCAGTATTAAAttaagactgtttcataaccagttaaaagttattcacagtaactttaagtaaaagtaagtaTTATCACcaacatgtttaaaaagtaaacgTACTCATTGAggagtaaaatgttccctgtcattgttttactattatatctgatgtttctggattaatattaatgtgtatgatacattttaatgctGTCCCGTGAGAACCACGtatctaaaagaaaaagaaaaactgcccttttttctactttgtgaTGATGCATTTTCTAGCTGATCAAAAAGGCTTTTGAAAGATTTAATATAACTAAAGAAGAAGggggattttctcaacacattctacagaaaaaaaatgtttttttagttttcaccGGACAGGAAGGATATGAGATATTGTAATCTGAacagtaactaaagctgtcggAAAAATGCAGCGAGGTCGACGTTGTAGTGGATTGCATCGCAATGCAAGGTTTTGGtccatttgtcttttattaatcAAAGACAAACATCACATTTGACTTGCAGCAGCAGTCTGACCTACCTGCTTGCTTCATGTCTCCGATGCGGATGATGTGCGGCCAGTGCTGCAGGGTTTTAGCAAAGAAGGGATTGGTCACTCCCAGAATGACCGACGGCctgaagaaggagagaaaaccAGAAGACATCGACTCAGAGACGCTAACAAATCTCTGTGAGCAGCTACAGGAACAAAGGAGCCAGAAGTTTACACGAGCAAGACCAACTTAAGTCTTTTAGAGTCAATATGACTACAAAAAGCgattagatctttacagtttaTCTTTCTGGAAGTTAAAGTGTAATTTTTGACAGTTTGAATATTGAACGcaaaaagacatgttttataTGCTGATATTTATTCTAGTTTTAGGAGCATTCGTTTGACATGAATACAGCGCATTCGAATAACGTGTctcaatttgttttttacagcagTTTGCGACTAACTAGCTCTGTGCGTTGTACACAAACCAGTCTGTTCAGAATCAGAAACGGTTTCTTGACAAATACGTTTGCACATGCAAAGAATTTGACCTGGTGACTGGTGCACAACAATAAAGACAGTAAAattgtataaaaacataataacaaattcaaaatgtgaaatagaatatgaaaaacaaagaaatatacaAGAATACAATCAAATCTGTAAGTTACTAAAGTGTCTTAAGGAACTAAGAGGAAAAGGTTGTAGAACATGGATTTGCAAAACTTGTGCGTGgaaattaaagttatttaaaagatGTAGGACGTACAGAATGGGGTAATTTTACGTTAATCTTAGGTAATATGCAGAGCTGCACGTAAACTggaatatacattttcataatccACGTAAACAGCTGAgtaggaatattgtcttttttggaATAAGGTCAAAAAACGAAATATTTTCTGCATGTAAACGTAGACACGGTTGTTCTTATTGTGTCTTTACTCACGGAGCCTGCGTCCTGGTGGTGTACTCCTTAAACTCGCTGTCGTGGATGGTGAAGTACGGCCGGAAGTCACTGCAGAAACGCAGAGGAGAGatacagctgcagagagagagagagagagagagagagagagagagagagagagagagagagagagagagagagagagaaatatttatGTTTGAAGCCTGAATGACGTCATGAGCATCCTGTGAGCAGagagcttaaataaatacaacttatGTTAacgaaagaaaaagaaacatctcatCAACGGCTCCTCCAAAAGAAACAAGACTTTCAAGACCTTTAAAACTgagtttaaaatattaaaagacaCTTATTCAGAACACATTGAATTTGATGTAACCTGCTCCTGACCGTCTCCCACTCACCTGACCAATGCTAGCACGGTGTCCGACGACTCTGCTGGCGACGGCGCCATGACGACGAGTGCCTCTCCCAGCAACACCAACTCCCACAGCATCTGGATGTGGAAGAAGACCGGGTAGAAAcacctgaggagaggagagattgaGAGTGAAGTTGAGGTTAAGAGTGAGTATAGTTTCCTGACCTACCAGAGAGAGTTATGGTGACGCTGTTTGTACGACTATATTTCACTTTCTTGAGCATAACTTATCTGCTCCGTTTGATTTTCACAAAGTATTGGAATTACCTGAAACAGAAGTTTCATAAGAAGGCAATCTTACTAGAGTGTTGTAATATTTTTCACAGATTTCATGGCACAAAAGATACTGACAGTTTAAAAAGCATCTCCTGTGCATTGCTGAACATCTTGTTTAGACGTGGGGGAACATTAGACGCTCAGTGGAGAGTTTCATTCATACTCTTTACTTGCCAAATTATTCTGAACATACATTTTGAACAGGAcaggtgatgtttttttgtgtccaaATACTCATTGTTACATCTAGTTTTATTCTTTTCCTGCTTTtgagaaaaggacaaaataaataaataaacctgaaTGTGAGCAGACAGCGTTTTTTGTTGACCTGAATACAGAATATTAACAGGTTGATGGTGCCGTAACAGTAACGGCGAAACTGACTTTTTCATAATCACTTTGACTATTCATGATGGTCACACTCTGAATACGGAGACTaactgaaaaagtaaataatgaagttttaaaaaaacaaaacacaaactgaatatTGAAAAGGAGACATTCAAGgaaatttctgtttttcttaaaaatgtattttgacagGTTTGAAAAGAAAGGTTGTTTGGTTCACAAGGTGCACTTACATATCCGAAAAAAATGCAgcgaaacatttatttaatcgGAAACGGTGGCGCATTGAACACCCTGATGTGTTAGGCAAGAGCTGCAAATATGGCAGCAGAGAAGGTATTTAAACCTGATGAAATCTGTTAAAATACGTGTTTAATACTACAAAACACAATCTTACAGATTAACGGTAGTATTGATATTTGATTGCACAGATGTCGTTCAACCCTGGACATCGTAGCAAAACTGTAAGTACAGTTTTCAGAGGTAACAACAGTAGAGCGAAGTGCTGCAGTACTGCATTCAGACAGCAGGGGGCGACAGAAGCTTGTGTGTTGTTTAGAAGGAAAACACCTGCAGGTCTCACCTGAAGAGGTCGACCTCATGGATGGTCGGGAGCACGATGGACACCTGGCTGTCACTCTGAAACGCAGAAGAACATAATCACGTTTTAATGTATGTTCACACGCT
This portion of the Anoplopoma fimbria isolate UVic2021 breed Golden Eagle Sablefish chromosome 17, Afim_UVic_2022, whole genome shotgun sequence genome encodes:
- the dennd6aa gene encoding DENN/MADD domain containing 6Aa — its product is MALQGPEELGEQVEEPEDLDDRDASSISPAEEITLPAGPGGEDEPEEPLLLPWDRFSSWLHCICVVGFDLELGQAVEVIYPHHSKLSEKEKTSICYLSFPDSNSGCLGDTQFCFRFRQGSNRKSSLGCFLETTDRDAPPCLKREQGHYYGYVYFRQVRDKSLKRGYFQKSLVLISKLPYVTFFHSLLKIMAPEYFEKQEPCLEAACNDIDRWPSPHPGRILTLPIMGVVIKIRIPTCYDKPGTSQLVQSAQSDSQVSIVLPTIHEVDLFRCFYPVFFHIQMLWELVLLGEALVVMAPSPAESSDTVLALVSCISPLRFCSDFRPYFTIHDSEFKEYTTRTQAPPSVILGVTNPFFAKTLQHWPHIIRIGDMKQAGEMAKQMKVKKLKNLKTLDSKPGVYTAYKPYLNKDEDIIKQLQKGVQQKRPSAAQNAILRRYFLELTQSFMIPLERYVASLMPLQKSISPWKNPPLLRQFIQQDFMKTLEKAGPQLTSRLKGDWIGLYRHFLKSANFDGWFRNRRREMTQKLEALHLEALCEEDLQQRVQKHSEVETVDLVLKLKDKLSQAEREQLPVRPGTVAKLRSHIEAVILALPEDLQGILHKPSTP